A region from the Lolium perenne isolate Kyuss_39 chromosome 4, Kyuss_2.0, whole genome shotgun sequence genome encodes:
- the LOC127293223 gene encoding cytochrome c oxidase subunit 6b-3-like, with product MADNMVNPHDKMRSRDVNKVARGEQAPRPPHELGSVADSPPPPPNGGTIELRTAPCDFRFPTTNQTRHCYVRYLEYHRCMKAKEGDKSECEKFQRYYRSLCPTDWVVEWNRQREEGIFPGPI from the exons ATGGCGGACAACATGGTGAACCCGCACGACAAGATGCGGAGCCGGGACGTGAACAAGGTGGCCCGAGGGGAGCAGGCGCCGAGGCCGCCGCACGAGCTCGGCAGCGTGGCGGactcgccgccgcccccgccgaATGGCGGCACCATCGAGCTGCGCACCGCGCCGTGCGACTTCCGGTTCCCGACCACGAACCAGACGCGCCACTGCTACGTGCGCTACCTCGAGTACCACAG GTGTATGAAGGCCAAGGAAGGTGACAAGTCGGAGTGCGAGAAGTTCCAGCGTTACTACAGATCTCTTTGCCCCACGGATTGG GTCGTCGAGTGGAACCGGCAGAGGGAGGAAGGGATATTCCCAGGACCCATCTGA